The DNA region CATCGGCCCCGCGGGTTGCGACGCGCTCGATATTTACGCAGACTGGTACCGGCAAAGCGAAGTCGAGGAAGACGGCTGCGTCCTGGTTCGGCCGGACATGTATGTCGGCTGGCGCGCTCATGAAGCCATGTCGAACGCCTCTGATGTGCTGGTCGGCGTGTTCGGGAGACTGCTCGGCCGCATCGAGGATGCGGCGGACCGCAGCGTAAGATCGGTCGCAGCCGCATAAGTCGCAGACGCCGCCGACCGGCAAGGCCGTGCCGACGAACGGCCAGGAGCGGCCAGGAAGTAAAGCCGGGCAAAAAATAGTCCGGAGCATCGGGAGGGAAAGACATGACGAGCATGAATTCAAGCTATGACCGTCGCCAGCTTCTCCGCGGCATGGTGGGGGGCGTCGCGGCGACCGGCGCGATGACGCTGTTCGCGCCGGCCGTCCACGCCGCCAAGGCGATCAAGATCGGCTATGTCTCGCCCAAAACCGGCACTCTCGCCGCCTTTTCCGAGGCGGATGATTTCGTGCTGGGGGAATTCCGGAAATCCATCAAAGACGGCTTGAAGCTTGGATCGCAGACCTATCAGGTCGAGCTCGTGGCCAAGGACAGCCAGTCGAATCCCAATCGCGCGGCCGAAGTCGCCAAGGAGTTGATCACGCGGGATAATGTCGCCCTCATCCTGGTCGGCGCCACGCCCGAAACCAATAATCCCGTGGCGACGCAATGCGAGCTCGAGCAAATTCCGTGCATTTCGAGCGTGGCGCCCTGGCAGACGAATTTCATCGGGCGTCAGAGCAATCCCGGCGATCCCGCGAGCTGGAAGCCGTTCGACTATACGTTCCACTATTTCTGGGGGCTCGAGGACGTGGTCGCCGTATTCACCGGCATGTGGAACCAGGTCGCCACCAATAAATCGGTCGGCGCCCTGTTCCCGAATGACGGTGACGGCAACGCCTGGGGCGACAAGGTCGTCGGCTTCCCGCCCGTCTTGAGCGCCCAAGGGTTCAAGCTCACCGATCCCGGGCGCTTCCAGAACCTGACCGACGATTTCAGCGCGCAGATCGCGGCGTTTCGCGAGGCTGATGCCGAGATCGTCACCGGGGTCGTGATCCCGCCGGACTTCACGACATTCTGGAACCAGGCGCGGCAGAAAGGCTACAAGCCCAAGGTCGTGTCGGTCGCCAAGGCGCTATTGTTCCCGACCACGGTGCAGGCACTCGGCAAGAGCGGGCATAATATTTCGACGGAGGTCTGGTGGACGCCGAACCATCCTTACAAGTCGAGCCTGAGCGGCATCGGCGCGGCGGAGCTGGCGAAGGGTTACGAACAGGCATCGGGCAAGCAATGGACCCAACCGATCGGTTTCGTTCATTCCCTGTTCGAAGTGGCCGTCGACGCCATGCGGCGCGCCCAGGATCCGACTGACGGGGGCGCCTTGGCGAAGGCCATTGCCTCGACCAAGCTCGACACCATCGTGGGCCCGATCGCCTTCGGCTCGGGCAAGCTGCCACCCGTCGCTGCGAAGAACATCGCGAAGACGCCGCTGGTCGGCGGCCAATGGCGGCTGAACGGCGACACATACGACATGGTGATCACCGAGAACAGCCAGGCGCCTCAGATCCCGCTCAGCGGCCACATGCAGGCCTTGGACTGACCGTGAGCGATATCGGGGCCGGACGATGCTCGAGCTGAGAGCCGTATCGAAGGCCTTTGGCGCGATCGTCGTTGCGGACGGCGTCGATCTCACGCTGTCGGGCGGCGAAACGCTGGGCATCATCGGTCCCAACGGGGCGGGAAAGTCGAGCCTGTTCAACCTGATCGCCGGGATGATGCGGCCCGATCGCGGTCACATCATCCTGGATGGTCGCGACGTCACCCATCTGCCGCCCGAGGACCGGTGCCGCGCCGGCATCGGCCGCTCCTTTCAGATCCCGCAGCCATTCGACAACCTCACCGTGTTCGAGAACCTCTCGGTCGCGGCATTGTTCGGCGCTCGCCTCGGCGAAGCCGACGCCGTCCGCATTTGCGGCGAAGCCTTGGCGCTGACCGGCCTCGAAGCCAAGGCTAACAGGCTCGCGGGCAGCCTGCCGCTGCTCGAGCGCAAGCGGCTCGAGCTGGCGCGCGCGCTTGCGACGCAGCCGCGCATTCTCCTGCTCGATGAGATCGCCGGCGGCCTGACCGAGGCCGAGTGCGAGCTGTTGATCGAGACGATCCGCAGCGTCCATAGCCAAGGCGTCGGCATCATATGGATCGAGCACGTGGTGCATGCGCTCATCTCCGTGGTCGGCAGGCTCATCGCGCTCGACTTCGGACGCATTATTGCTCAGGGCACGCCGACCGAGGTGATGGGTTCGAGCGAGGTTCAGGCGATCTATATGGGGCAGCCGGCATGACCGCGCTGCTCAGCGCCATGGCGCTCGACGCATTTTACGGCGACTTCCAGGCTCTGTTCGATATCGGCTTCGAGGTCGGGCGGGGCGAGATGGTGGCCGTGATCGGCGCCAATGGAGCCGGCAAGTCGACCTTGCTCAAATCCCTTGCCGGGCTGGTGCGAAACGGTCGAGATTGCGTTCGCTGGGACGGCCGTCCAATCGGCGATGACGCGGCCGCAGCGCTCGTGCGGCTCGGGCTCGCTCTCGTGCCGGAAGGACGCCAGCTCTTTCCTTCGCTGTCGGTCGAGGAAAATCTCCTTGTGGGCGCTTATCGCAGCCGGCGTCGATCGCCCTGGGATTTGGGCGCGGTCTACCGGATGTTTCCGGTCCTGCGGCAGCGGCGCAGGAGCAACGTGACGTTGCTGTCCGGCGGGCAACAGCAGATGGTCGCGATCGGGCGAGCCCTCATGTCGAACCCGTCGCTCCTCCTATGCGACGAGATCAGCCTCGGCCTCGCGCCGACCGTCATCGAGGATATCTATCGGATGTTGCCGCGCATTCGCGAAAACGGCACGGCGGTGGTCGTGGTGGAGCAGGATATTGCGCGCGCGCTGCGGAGCGTCGACCGCTTTTATTGCCTGCAGAAAGGCCGCGTGACGCTGTCGGGTCGACCCTCCGAGGTCGATCGCGACATGATCCGCGCAGCCTATTTTGGGACATAGCCGCGCATGAACTGGCTCGATATCTTGTCGGAGGGCATTTTGCTCGGCGGCATGTATGCGCTGTTCGCCTTGGGCCTATCGCTGGTCTTCGGCATCATGCGCCTCGTCAACCTGGCCCATGGCGACCTCATCGTGCTTGCCGCCTTCCTGGTGCTCGCGACGATTATGGCGACCGGCGTCCCGCTCGCGGTCGCAACCGTGCTCACGATCCTGGCGATGTTCGTCCTCGGCTATGTCCTGCAACGGGCGGTGCTGGAGCGCGTGCTCGGCGATGACATCATGCCGCCCTTGCTGGTGACCTTCGGCCTGTCGATCGTGTTGCAGAACGGCCTGCTTTTCATCTTCGGAGCCGATAGCCGGCGCCTGCAGGCCGGCGCCTTCGAGGCATCGTCCCTTGCGCTCGGGCAAGGACTGAGCGTCGGCCTTGCGCCGCTGACGGGCTTGATCGCGGCGATCATCGTCATCGCGCTTTTGCAAATGCTGTTCTACCGAACCTCGCTCGGTCGAGCCTTCCGCGCCACTGCGGACAACCCGCAGATAGCCGAGCTCATGGGCATCAATCCGCGCAATATCTACGCTGTTGCAGTTGGGATCTCGCTTGCGGTGTCGGCCATTGCCGCGGTGTCGCTCGGCATTCGCGCCAATTTCGATCCCTCGGTCGGGCCGGCGAGGCTGCTCTACGCCTTCGAGGCCGTGATCATCGGCGGCCTCGGCAGTCTTTGGGGCACCTTGGCCGGAGGCATCGTTCTCGGCTTGGCGCAAACCATCGGCGCCCGCCTCAATCCGGAATGGCAGATACTCGCAGGCCATGTGGCGTTCCTGGCGGTGCTGACCATCCGTCCCCACGGTCTCTTTCCTCGAGGCGGCCATGATGTTGGACGGCGCTAGCCAGCGCGGCATCGAGGTGCCGTCGGCCGCAGGCGCTGCACCGATCTGGCGCATGCACCGGCAGACGCGGCTTTCGCGCATCGCGCGCCTCGTCGGGATCGCCGCCATTGCGGGTTTGCTGTTGCTTCCGGCGATCGCCTCGAGGAGCCTCATTCAAGATCTCATCTTCGTCTTCACGATGCTGGCGCTGGCGCAGCTCTGGAATGTGCTCGCCGGATGGGGCGGGCTGGTCTCGGTGGGACAACAAGCCTTTGTCGGGCTTGGCGCCTATTGCCTGTTTGCGGGCATCCCGCTTGCGGGCTTGGATCCTGTCCTGTGCGTTCCGCTGGCGGGGGGCGTCTCGGCCGTAATCGCTGCGATGCTTGGCCCGCTGCTGTTTCGCCTCGAGGGCCCGTATTTCGCCATCGGAAGTTGGGTCGCCGCGGAATCGCTGCGTCTCGTCTGCGCGCAGCTCAAATCATTGGGGGGCGGTACCGGAATGTCGATCTCCAGTTCCGGCCTGTCCGATATGATCGGGGTCAAATGGGCGCAGGCTCTCTTCGGCATCCGGGCAGCGGTGGCGCGAGATATTGTGATCTACTGGCTTGCGCTCCTGATCGTGGTCGCCGTGACCCTCGCCATCTACGCCTTCATGAGATCCCGTATGGGTCTTGCTTTGGCCGCCGCGCGCGACAATGCCGTCGCAGCTCGAAGCGTCGGCGTGCGGACGGAGCGTATCCGCTATGTGCTTTGGGTCATCGTGGCCTTCGCCACGGGCATGGTCGGAGCGGTGGTCTATCTGCAAAAGGCAAGGATCTCGCCCGACGCAGCCTTCAGCGTTACGGATTGGACCGCCTATGTGCTGTTCATCGTCGTCATCGGTGGCGTGCGGACGATCGAAGGCCCGATGGTCGGTGTCGTGATCTTGTGGGCGCTCGTCTCCTATCTTTCGCAATATGGCAGTCTTTACCTCGTTGTTCTCGGCGCTCTGGCGATCCTCATCATGCTGTTCATGCCCAAAGGCGTCTGGGGTGAGGCCGCGCGAAGATGGGGGCTGCAACTTTTTCCGACGCAAAGGGTCCTCAGACGCACCGAATGACCCGTGCATTCAGGGTGAAGGTCTCACCTGCGGGCGAGGGGCACCGAGTTCCGGCTCCTAATGGAGCGTCGATCTGTCATCGACCGGATCGGCCCAGGTCGAACGCCTGGCCTTTCCGACGAGGCTGCTTCCGTTCCAGATTTCGACCTCGTCGACATAGCGGCGCGATTGCAGGAGGCTTTTGCCGAAGCTCAGCGCCGCCTGGTCGTCGGCACGCTCCTGATCTTCCGCGAGCGTGATCCGCCCCGTGCTGTCGGTGAAGATGAGCTGATACATCGGCATGACGTGACCTCTCGGCTTCAGTTACGCCCTCCTAGAAGGGAATTTCGCCGAGACGACGGCCAAAGCTGGGCAGGCCTTGCTGGCCAGACCTGCCCAGCTTTGGCGGCAACGCGATCGGGATCAGGATTCAATTCGCGCCAAAGCCGGCATTGACGCTCGTGAAGATGGCGGTCAGCGAGGTGCCGATCGATGCGACGGCGGCTACGATAACCACGAAGATGCTGGCCGCGATGAATGCATATTCGATCGCGGTCGCGCCGCGCTCATCTTGCAGAAGTCGCATGAACATCGACATGGCTCGCCCGTCCCTGGGACAGTTTTGTTGGTCGCGCTCGCGACAGCATTAGTGGCCGATGTCTTCAAGGCCTGTTAACAGCGAAGAAAAATTTGCTTCCAAGTGATGGCTTTGCAAAGGATCGCTTCGCGAGCCGGGCGATCGCCGACACTTGAGGCCGGCAGGTCGCCTTCACGAGAGCAGGTCGCCTTCACGAGAATTGCCGCTCGCTCCTCGGGCGATTGTGCATGGCTTCACGCCATGCTATCAAAATAATGGAATTGCATTCCATCTGACGGAACGACATGCATGACCGTAAGCCCGAGCTCCGCGGGATAGTCTCGGCGGGATAGTCTTGGCCGGATAGTCTTGGATCGTGCCGGGTCGAGCGAGAAAACGGATGTGTCGATGACAGAGTCGAAGCCTGGCCTGAACCGCCTTTCCGTCGATATCGGTGGCACCTTCACCGATATCGTGATCGAGGCTGGCGCGAGGCGCTTCACGCTCAAGGTTCTCACGACGACGCGCGCCCCAGAGGAGGCGGTGCTCGCCGGCTCGCTGGAGCTGCTCGAGGCGGCCAAGCTGCGGCCGGGCGATCTCGACATGTTCGTGCATGGCACGACGCTCGCGACCAACGCCATCATCGAGCGCAAGGGCGCACGCACCGCCCTGATCGCGACCGAAGGCTTCCGCGACATTCTCGATATCGCCGATGAGAGCCGCTACAACCAGTTCGACATCTTCATCGAGCGCCTGAAGCCATTGGCCGAGCGGCATCTGCGCTTCACGGTCCCCGAGCGCGTCGACGCGGCGGGCCGCATCGTCCTGCCGCTCGACGAGGCGGCGGTCCGCGCCGTAGCCCGGCGCCTGCGGGCCGAGAAGGTCGAGAGCGTCGCCGTGGCGCTGATGCATTCCTACGCCCAGCCGGCCCATGAGCTGCGCATCCGCGACATCCTCGCCGAGGAAGTGCCGGAGCTCTATGTGAGCCTCTCCTGCGAGGTCTCGCCGGAGATCCGGGAATATGAGCGGACCTCGACCGTCCTCGCCAATGCCTATGTGCAGAAGCTGATCTCGAGCTATCTGTCGCGGCTCGGCGAGGAGCTGGAGCGGCGCGGCTTTCGCTGCCCGCTCTACCTGATGACCTCGGGCGGCGGCCTCACGACCTTGCGCACGGCGGGCCGCTTTCCGATTCGCCTCGTTGAGAGCGGTCCAGCCGGCGGGGCCATTCTCGCGAGCCATCTCGCCAGCGAGAACGGCGTCGCCAAGGCCTTGTCCTTCGACATGGGGGGCACCACCGCCAAGATCTGCCTCATCGAGAATTCGACGCCGCAGACCTCGCGCTCCTTCGAGGTCGACCGGCGCGACCGCTTCATGAAGGGCAGCGGCTTTCCCTTGCGCATCCCGGTCATCGAGATGGTCGAGATCGGAGCGGGCGGCGGCTCGATCGCCCATGTCGATGCCATGCGCCGCATCGCGGTCGGCCCCGAAAGCGCGGGCGCGGAGCCCGGCCCCGCCTGTTACGGACGAGGCGGGGAGAGCCCGACCGTGACCGATGCCGATGTCTTGCTCGGCCGTATCGATCCGGACGGCTTCGCGGGCGGGCGCATCCGGCTCGACGCCGGCAAGGCGGCTTCCGCCATAAGCGAACGCATCGGGGCGAGCTTCGCCATGACCGATGCGCTTGCAGCCTTCGGCATCTCCGAGATCGTCGACGAGAACATGGCGAATGCGGCGCGCGTGCATGCGGTCGAGCGCGGCAAGGCGGTCGCCGATTATACGCTGATCGCCTTCGGCGGCGCGGCGCCCTTGCATGTGGCACGCCTTGCCGAAAAGCTCGGGATTGCCCGCATCATCGTGCCTCCCAATGCCGGGGTCGGTTCGGCCATCGGCTTCCTGCGCGCGCCCATCGCCTTCGAGGTGGTGCGCAGCCGCTATATGCGCCTTGCCGATCTCGACCCCGTCATCGCCAATGAGCTGATCGCCGAGATGCGCGCCGAGGCCCATGAGGTCGTGGCGCCGGGCGCTGCCGGCGCCGAGCTGGTCGAAGTGCGCCATGCGTTCATGCGCTATGTCGGGCAGGGCCATGAGATCGTCGTGCCGCTGCCGGCCGGCGAATTGAGCCCGGCCGACGGCGCGAGGTTGCGCGCCGATTTCGAGCGCGAATATACGCAGCTCTTCGCCCGCACCATCCCCAATGCCGAGATCGAGATCCTCACCTGGACGCTGAGCCTCGGCACCAGGGCCGTGCCTGCGCCTTCGGTCCCGCCCGTCATCGGCAGCCGCTTCGCGGAGCCCGTCTCGCGGCGCAAGGTGTATGATCCGCAGACCGGCAGCGACCTGGAGGTGCCGGTCTATCGGCGCTCGGTGCTGGGGCAGGGCGCCCGCCTCACCGGGCCCGCCATCATCGCCGAGGACGAGACCACCACCTTCGTCACCGCGAGTTTCGATGCCAGCATCAACGCCCAAGGCTGCATCGTGCTCGACCGCAAAAGCTGAGGGAGACGCGAGATGACCGACCTCTCCGGATTGTCCGAGCTGCGCAAGCAGATCATGTGGAACCGGCTGATCGCCATCGTCGAGGAGCAAGCGCAGACCTTGCTGCGCACCGCCTTCAGCCAGATCGTGCGCGAATGCGGCGACCTCTCGGCCGGTGTCTTCGATCTGAGAGGGCGCATGCTCGCCCAGGCCGTCACCGGCACGCCCGGCCATATCAATTCGATGGCGGCCTCCGTCTCCCATTTCATCGCGGCCTTCCCGCTGCCGACCATGCGCGAGGGCGATGTCTACATCACCAACGATCCCTGGCTCGGCACCGGGCACCGCAACGATTTCGTGGTCACCACCCCGGTGTTCCATCGAGGCTCGCTCGTCGCCATCTTCTCCTGCACCAGCCATCTCACCGATATCGGCGGCATCGGCTTCGGGCCGGACGCCACCGACCTGTTCATGGAGGCTTTGGGCATCCCCTTCCTGAAGCTGTTCGATCGCGGCGTGCTCAACGAGACGCTGATGGCCATGGTCAAGGAGAATACGCGCCTGCCGGTCGAGTGCGAGGGCGATATCTATTCGCTCGCGAACTGCAACGAGATCGGCGCGCGCCGCCTCGTCGAGATGCTCGACGAGTTCGGGCTCGACGGCATCGAGGGTCTCGCCGATCATGTGGTCGACAGCTCGCGCCAGGCCGTGCTGAACGCCATCGCCAAATTGCCGAAAGGCAGCTGGCGGAACACGATGACGGTCGACGGCTATGACGCGCCGGTCACGCTCGCTGCGACGCTCACCATCGCCGAGGGCGCCATCACGGTCGATTATCAGGGCACCTCGCCGCAAGCGCGTCACGGCATCAATGTGCCGTTGAGCTATTCGACCGCCTATACGGTGTTCGGGCTCGCCAGCGCCCTGGTGCCGGACGTGCCGAACAATGCCGGCTCGCTCTCGCCTTACACAGTGGCGGCGCCGCCGGGATCGATCCTGAACGCGCTGCGGCCGGCGGCCGTGATGAGCCGTCATATCATCGGCCAGATGCTGCCCGATGTGGTGTTCGGCTGCCTGCGCCAGGCGATGCCCAACAAGGTGCCGGCCGAGGGCACCTCCTGTCTGTGGAACCTGATCTTCCAGGGTTATGACCCGACGACCGGCGGCCAATTCGTCTCGACCGTCGTGACCAATGGCGGCACCGGGGCGCGGCCCACCAAGGACGGCTTGTCGGCCACGGCCTATCCGAGCGGGGTGCGCGGCTCGCCGATCGAGGTCGTCGAGGCGACGACGCCCTTGCTGTTCTGGAAGAAGGAGTTCCGTGCCAATTCCGGCGGAGCCGGGCGCTATCGTGGCGGCCATGGCCTCGAGATCGAGATCGAGAACCGCTCCGGCCGTGACATGACCTTGCAGGCCGCCTTCGATCGCATCGCGCATCCGGCCCGCGGGCGCGATGGCGGGGCGGATGGCGAGCGCGGTGCGCTATCGCTCAAATCCTCGGGCGTGAAGTTGAAGGGCAAGGGCGCCCAGCAGATCCCGGCCGGCGAGCGCCTCCTGGTGCGCACGCCGGGAGGCGGCGGCCTCGGCGCGCCCTCGGCACGCGACAGGCTGCTCGTCGAGCGCGATTTGCGCGACGGCACCGTGACGGCGGCCGGGATCACCGACGCCTACAAGATCGCGCTGCCGGCAGCAGAGTGATGCTGGACCTCAGGAGGGCATCGATATGACCAAAACCGTGGCGATCGTCGGGGGCGGGGCGATCGGCTCATCCATCGCCTATTTCCTGGCGAACGACCCGCAATTCCAGGGCGAGGTCGTCGTGATCGAACGCGATCCGAGCTATCAATGCGCCTCCTCGGCCCTCTCGGCGAGCTCCATCCGCCTGCAATTCTCGACGCCGCTCAACATCGCCCTGTCGCGTTTCGGCATGGAGTTCCTGCGCGACGCGCCCGACCGCATGTGCGTCGACGGCGACCGTCCGGCGCTGAGCGTCAACGAGAAGGGCTATCTCGTGATTGCGAGCGAAGCAGGCCTCGAGACCTTGCGCGAGCTGCACCGCATCCAGAGAGCGCTCGACGTCCCGGTCGCGCTGCTCGGGCCCGAGGAGGTCGCCGAGCGCTTCCCCTGGATATCGACCGAGGGGATCGCTGCCGCTTCGCTCGGCCTCAAGCATGAAGGCTGGTTCGACGGCTACGGCCTGCTGCAGGCTTTCCGCAAGAAGGCGCGCTCGCTCGGCGTGCGCTATCTCGCCGACGAGGCGACGGGCTTCACGCTTGCCGGGGAGCGCATCCGCTCGGTGCAGCTGAAGAGCGGCGGCAGCGTCGACTGCGACGTCGTCGTCAATGCCGCCGGTCCCTGGGCCGGCAAGGTCGCGGCGCTCATCGGCGTCGACCTGCCGGTGCGCGCCCGCAAGCGCAACGTCTTCGTCTTCTCCTGCCGCGAGCCTCTGCCGAATTGCCCGCTGATCATCGATCCGTCGGGATTGTGGTTCCGTCCCGAGGGGGACAAATACATCGCCGGCATCAGCCCGAAAGAGGGCGAGCCCGATCCCGACGACCTGCCGCTCGAGGTCGATCACGAGATCTTCGACGAGGCAATCTGGCCGGCGCTGGCGACCCGCGTTCCGGCCTTCGAGAGCATCAAGCCCTCGCGCGCCTGGGCCGGCTATTACGAGCTCAACACGCTCGATCATAACGGCGTCGTCGGGCCGCATCCGGTGATCGGCAATCTGTTCTTTGCCAACGGCTTCAGCGGCCACGGCATCCAGCATTCGCCGGGCGTCGGGCGGGGCGTCGCCGAGTTCATCGTGCATGGCGGCTATCGCAGTCTGGATCTCGCGCCGCTCTCCTTCGACCGGGTGCTCGCCGGCAAGCCGCTCCTCGAGCTCAATGTCTTCTGAAGCGCCAAAATACGAGGATCGAGCATGCGTCTGAAGGACAAGGTCGCCGTGGTCACCGGCGCCGCCCAGGGCATCGGGCTTGCTTGCGCCGAGCGGCTTCTCGCCGAGGGCGCGAAGGTGATGCTCTCCGACATCAACGCGCCGGCCCTGCAGGCGTCGGCGGCGCGGCTCGGCACGGCCTCGGAGCCCGCCGATGCCGGCCTGAGACCCGATGTGGAGCGGCTGGTGCGGCGCGCGGTCGAGAGCTTCGGCCGCATCGACATCTTCATCTCGAATGCGGGGATCACCTGCCTCGCCGATTTCCTCGACGTCACCGAGGAGGATTATGACCGGGTGCTGCGCGTCAACCTGAAGTCGCAATTCCTGTGCGGCCAGGCGGCGGCGCGCCAGATGGTCAGCCAGGGCTCGGGCGGGGTGATCATCAACATGTCCTCCGTCAATGCCGTCCTCGCCATCGCCGACCAGGTGCCCTATGTGGTCTCGAAGGGCGGCTCGGCCCAGCTCACCAAAGTGATGGCGATATCGCTCGCCCGGCACGGCATCCGCGTGGTCGGCATCGGGCCTGGCACCATCCTCACCGATCTCGCACGCAATGCCGTGCTCGGCAGCGACGAAGCGCGCCGCAAGGTCATGTCGCGCACCCCGCTCGGGCGTGGCGGCGAGCCCTCCGAGATCGCGAGCGTCGCGGCGTTCCTGGCGAGCGACGACGCCTCCTACATCACCGGCCAGACCATCTACCCGGATGGCGGCCGGCTGGCGCTCAACTACACCGTCCCGGTCGCCGATTGAACCGAAGGCAGCCTCCTTTCGAGGTCAGGAGCCGAGATGCCGACCTATGAGCCCGTGACCGCGATCCTGCGTGGGCTTGCCGTGCTCGAGACGATCGCGGCGAAGGGCTCGGTCGCGGTCAAGGACCTGCATGCGGCGACCGGCCTGCCGAAATCGACCCTGGTGCGCATGCTCGAGACGCTGATCCATGCTGGCTATGTCTACAGCAGCGGCAGCGAGCCGCTCTATGCGCTGAGCGCGCGGTCGCTCACCCTTGCGGGCGGCTTCGACCAGGGAAGGCGGCTCGTCTCGCTGCTCGGCCCGGCCTTGCGCGAGTTCCAGAGCGCCACCAGCTGGCCATCCGATATCGGAATCTTCGATCGCGACGCGATGGTCATCCTCGAGACGAGCCGGCAGCCGGGAAGCCTCAGCGTCAACTGGCAGGTCGGCTCGCGCGTCACCGCCACGCGCTCGGCGCTCGGGCGCGCCTATCTCGCCTTCCTGCCGGAAGCCGGGCGCCGTGCCATCCTCGCCATGCTGCACGAGCTGACCGGCGAGCCGCGCGATATGGAGCGCTTCGAAGCGCTGCTCGGCGAGGTGAAGGCGCGCGGCCGCG from Rhizobiales bacterium GAS188 includes:
- a CDS encoding Glycine/D-amino acid oxidase — protein: MTKTVAIVGGGAIGSSIAYFLANDPQFQGEVVVIERDPSYQCASSALSASSIRLQFSTPLNIALSRFGMEFLRDAPDRMCVDGDRPALSVNEKGYLVIASEAGLETLRELHRIQRALDVPVALLGPEEVAERFPWISTEGIAAASLGLKHEGWFDGYGLLQAFRKKARSLGVRYLADEATGFTLAGERIRSVQLKSGGSVDCDVVVNAAGPWAGKVAALIGVDLPVRARKRNVFVFSCREPLPNCPLIIDPSGLWFRPEGDKYIAGISPKEGEPDPDDLPLEVDHEIFDEAIWPALATRVPAFESIKPSRAWAGYYELNTLDHNGVVGPHPVIGNLFFANGFSGHGIQHSPGVGRGVAEFIVHGGYRSLDLAPLSFDRVLAGKPLLELNVF
- a CDS encoding glucose 1-dehydrogenase; this translates as MRLKDKVAVVTGAAQGIGLACAERLLAEGAKVMLSDINAPALQASAARLGTASEPADAGLRPDVERLVRRAVESFGRIDIFISNAGITCLADFLDVTEEDYDRVLRVNLKSQFLCGQAAARQMVSQGSGGVIINMSSVNAVLAIADQVPYVVSKGGSAQLTKVMAISLARHGIRVVGIGPGTILTDLARNAVLGSDEARRKVMSRTPLGRGGEPSEIASVAAFLASDDASYITGQTIYPDGGRLALNYTVPVAD
- a CDS encoding transcriptional regulator, IclR family; protein product: MPTYEPVTAILRGLAVLETIAAKGSVAVKDLHAATGLPKSTLVRMLETLIHAGYVYSSGSEPLYALSARSLTLAGGFDQGRRLVSLLGPALREFQSATSWPSDIGIFDRDAMVILETSRQPGSLSVNWQVGSRVTATRSALGRAYLAFLPEAGRRAILAMLHELTGEPRDMERFEALLGEVKARGRALNDQEERPGIRSLAAPIFEHATVIASVNISVVADAMSLSELDERYADQVIGLAKWMSALLA